In the Danio rerio strain Tuebingen ecotype United States chromosome 8, GRCz12tu, whole genome shotgun sequence genome, one interval contains:
- the kank3 gene encoding KN motif and ankyrin repeat domain-containing protein 3 (The RefSeq protein has 6 substitutions compared to this genomic sequence) — protein MTQSVHITSKVPNLSAPFHCSAEEESDQSGAYSVQTPYGFELDLDFLKYVEEIESGHSIRRANVHPRRGSRSDRRNLSTGGRTSGWTSTESLSSTTSENGQTNQPFLQSPITPPYKSQPLSPLPVISPSLPTFSKVPPPPPPRNPRVERTLLETSLRLQQEQSQFSNGLGSNLADLSKVSSKINVPNRDFSVGSSQPSEAPLLPMSHVMQNPLSGAWTRASPQTSGWSTPASNSGTMPPGQLQTVREQMAAALRQLREMEERVKGVPVLEREVAMLRAEKERLSVELQNKTKELDAAVKLQVPTEAVEEQDKEQIKKIPTFVLETKSIAVGNDVPLENVIVSNRQTLKDAAVGSIIDVCHAAVETEANAMCDEGIQTTVDTEDVSVWVIESFLGLQSEAEREIDNLQHTITFQQESIQVLETRLTQVNQDLKTLRAQEIERTSKIMLDKETTAKPETVSVRLETCPEVCSVGVLFPDVTDPEYDLKKDQSIQTDPEETSKEQPVELISTGVQWECLDDTEPQDSEEQTTSAETAGPLKSIMKRKDGSGAGAASSSGKKSLQFVGILNGGYESTSSEEEEEEEESSSDGSEAGACSDSSVEEAAALEDTSDEEMNINADESDSDENMPAGTEELKDQAEEVKEKFELSSKMREACLILKNHLNDGEKAVKSKEVLSSTHSVQLEWFRVSSAKMAQPLRVSNYLMAFSEVSPVLLEHIVNMTDGNGNTALHYSVSHSNFAVVDLLLDTGMCNVNQQNKAGYTAVMLAALSAVKEEDEMAVVQKLFRLGNVNAKASQAGQTALMLAVSHGRQEMVRALLDCGANVNIQDDEGSTALMCASEHGRAEIVSLLLEQPGCDISIVDNDGSNALSIALEASHNDIAVLLYAHMNYSKTQADASPKANSRSPSSPRKTWPSE, from the exons ATGACCCAATCTGTGCACATAACCTCCAAAGTGCCAA ATCTGAGTGCCCCTTTTCATTGCTCTGCTGAGGAAGAATCAGACCAAAGTGGTGCTTATTCTGTACAGACACCCTACGGATTCGAGCTGGACCTTGATTTCCTCAAGTATGTTGAGGAAATAGAGAGTGGGCACAGCATTCGTAGGGCTAATGTGCACCCTCGGAGAGGATCTAGGAGTGACAGGCGAAATTTGAGTACTGGGGGTCGAACCAGCGGCTGGACCTCCACCGAGTCCCTTTCCTCAACAACTAGTGAGAATGGTCAGACTAACCAACCTTTTCTCCAGAGCCCAATCACACCACCTTATAAATCACAGCCACTTTCCCCATTACCAGTGATCAGTCCCAGTTTACCTACTTTCTCAAAAGTGCCACCACCACCTCCACCACGTAACCCTAGGGTGGAAAGAACACTTCTTGAAACTAGCCTCCGGCTCCAACAAGAGCAAAGTCAGTTTTCCAATGGATTAGGCTCCAATTTGGCTGACCTTTCCAAAGTGAGTTCCAAAACCAATGTATCTAATAGGGACTTCTCTGTAGGTTCTTCACAGCCATCAGAAGCCCCATTGCTACCGATGTCACATGTTATGCAGAACCCCCTTTCTGGGGCATGGACCAGAGCAAGTCCTCAGACTTCCGGATGGAGCACTCCAGCCTCAAACTCAGGAACAATGCCTCCTGGGCAGCTTCAGACAGTTCGAGAACAGATGGCTGCTGCCCTTAGACAGCTGAGAGAGATGGAAGAAAGAGTAAAAGGAGTACCAGTCCTGGAAAGAGAAGTTGCCATGCTCCGTGCAGAAAAAGAAAGGCTATCTGTGGagcttcaaaataaaacaaaggaaCTTGAAGCAGCAATCAAACTGCAAGTACCCACTGAGGCAGTAGAGGAACAAGACAAAGAGCAAATCAAGAAAATACCAACCTTTGTTTTAGAAACAAAATCCATAGCAGTAGGTAATGATGTACCTCTTGAGAATGTGATAGTCTCTAATCGTCAAACGCTCAAGGATGCTGCCGTTGGATCAATCATCGATGTTTGTCACGCAGCTGTTGAAACTGAGGCTAATGCCATGTGTGATGAGGGAATTCAGACCACGGTGGATACAGAAGATGTGTCAGTCTGGGTCATTGAGTCATTTCTAGGGCTACAAAGCGAGGCGGAACGAGAAATTGACAACCTACAACACACCATCACGTTTCAACAGGAGTCAATTCAGGTTCTCGAGACACGATTAACTCAGGTCAACCAAGATCTCGAAACTTTAAGGGCTCAGGAAATTGAGAGAACCTCCAAGATCATGTTGGACAAAGAGACGACAGCTAAACCAGAGACAGTCAGCATCCGACTGGAAacatgtcctgaagtttgttcaGTGGGAGTGTTGTTTCCTGATGTGACTGACCCTGAGTATGATTTAAAAAAGGACCAAAGTATTCAAACAGATCCTGAGGAAACTTCTAAGGAACAACCTGTGGAGCTAATAAGCACTGGTGTCCAGTGGGAATGTCTTGATGACACTGAGCCACAAGACAGCGAGGAACAGACAACGTCTGCTGAGA CTGCAGGCCCTCTGAAATCTATCATGAAGAGGAAGGATGGGAGTGGTGCTGGTGCAGCTTCCAGCAGCGGCAAAAAAAGCTTACAATTTGTCGGGATTCTAAATGGAGG GTATGAGTCGACGTCTAgtgaagaggaagaggaggaggaagagagtTCCTCTGATGGCAGCGAGGCTGGTGCTTGTTCAGACAGCAGTGTGGAAGAAGCAGCAGCTCTAGAGGACACGTCTGATGAAGAGATGAATATAAATGCGGATGAAAGTGATAGCGATGAAAACATGCCAGCAGGGACTGAAGAGTTAAAGGATCAGGCAGAGGAAGTGAAGGAAAA GTTTGAACTTAGCTCCAAAATGCGTGAGGCTTGCCTTATTTTGAAGAACCATCTTAACGACGGAGAAAAGGCTGTAAAGAGTAAAGAAGTG TTGTCCAGCACTCATAGCGTTCAGCTGGAGTGGTTTCGAGTATCCAGTGCAAAGATGGCCCAGCCATTACGTGTGTCAAATTACCTGATGGCGTTCTCCGAGGTCTCCCCCGTCCTGCTGGAGCACATTGTCAACATGACCGACGGCAACGGCAACACTGCTTTACACTACAGCGTCTCCCATTCCAACTTCGCTGTTGTGGACCTACTGCTTGACACAG GCATGTGCAATGTTAATCAGCAGAATAAAGCCGGATATACAGCTGTGATGCTGGCCGCTCTTTCAGCAGTGAAGGAGGAGGATGAAATGGCCGTGGTCCAGAAACTCTTCCGTCTGGGAAACGTCAATGCCAAAGCCAGCCAA GCAGGACAGACTGCTTTGATGCTGGCCGTCAGTCATGGGCGTCAGGAGATGGTGCGAGCGCTGCTAGATTGTGGCGCTAATGTGAACATCCAAGACGATGAGGGCTCCACCGCTCTAATGTGCGCAAGCGAACACGGTCGAGCTGAGATCGTCTCCTTACTGCTGGAACAGCCGGGGTGTGACATTTCAATCGTCGACAAT GATGGCAGTAATGCTCTGTCCATTGCTCTGGAAGCGTCCCACAATGACATCGCTGTTTTACTGTACGCCCACATGAACTACTCAAAAACACAGGCGGAT